From Candidatus Liberimonas magnetica:
GGGAAGTCGACACAGGCTCATGCGGCGCCTGCGAATCAGAAATAATAGCTGCTACCAACCCTATCTATGACATTCAAAGGTTCGGCATAGATTTTGTGGCTTCCCCGCGCCATGCTGACGCACTGCTTGTGACCGGGCCTGTATCAAAGAACATGGAGCTTGCCCTTAAAAGAACTTTTGAGGCAATGCCAAAACCCAGCTTTGTCATAACGCTCGGCGACTGCGCACTGAACGGTGGCCAGTTCAGTGATTCTTATTATACCCTCGGAGGCGTAAAAAACGTTCTGCCAGTAGCTTTTCATATACCCGGCTGCCCGCCAAAACCAATAGATATCATCCGTTATTTGATCCTGTTCTTGAAGAAATAACCACTTGTAATTTCACAAAATATTTACAATTATAATTTCTATTCTTAAAAATAATATGACTTTACAATGATTTTTGTAAAATATGTTTTTTATCACAAATGTGTTGACAAGGCTGTAATTTAGTTATATAATTAAGCCATACTTCCACTAAAACATCATTTCTTTCGTTACCTCCATTCTTACATCATTTTTGCTCACCAATAAATGCATCATAAATTTGTTTTGAAGGAGCAATTATGAAGAAAATCATCATTTGTGCTGTTCTGGTTACGGCGAGTATATTTTCTTATTGTTTCGGTGAAGAAACTATACGCTTGTACGGAGCAACGACAGTTGCTGAATTGTTAAACCCGTACAAAGACGTTGTTGAGAATAAGACAGGATGCACATTAGAAATAGTCGGGAATACCGCAGGCATGGGGCTTATCTACCTTAATGACAGAAGATGCGATATAGCGCTCACAGCTACAAACCTTGAAAATACCATAACTGCCGCTAAAATGGGCAAAAAGAATATCAACCCTGAAGGCCTGGTGGTTACTGTTTTTAAAAACGACGAGCTGGTTTTTATTGTAAACTCATCAAACACGGTTACGTCGCTTACCGATGCTCAGCTTAAAAAAATACTTACCGGCTGGATAATCAACTGGCAGGAAGTAGGCGGGCCTAAACTACCTGTAACCGTTGTTGCCGACAAAGTAACTGGAGCAACAAGGAACCTTATAAGAAAAGAACTATTCCCGGATACCGACTTTACTCCGAATGTGAAAGAATTTATTTCCTGCGACCTCATTGTTTCAAAGGTAAAAGATACGCAGGGTGCAATCGCGGGCGTAAGCCTGATGCATGTTACTCCAAAAGTTAAAATACTTAATACCCGTCATTTGTCACGGCCTTTGGGATTTATTACAAAAGGAGAACCATCGGACAAAATAAAGGAAGTTATAGATACTTTTGCAAGCTTGATCAAATAGGTTTAATACACCTGCATATTTTAATACATAAAAACAAGCGTTTTATTCCTTCCGCATTAAAACCTGCCGGAGGGGCTCCACTCACTTTCCAGTTCATATTCCTATTTATTGGTTTTCTTCTAACAGCTTTTCAAGGATTTCCGATGCGTCTTTTACGAGTTTCGGGCAGAGGGTGGAGATAAGGTTCTTTTCTTTTATGGATTTCATGCCTTCCTGGGTACTTATGTCATAGCCAAGCAGCTCTTTGCAGATAGCCGATCTGTTGCGCGCCTTAAACCTGGATACAAACTCATTTGCTACGGAAAATATCTTTTCTTTGGCATCCATGCCCGTTGCATATTTAAGACCGATAACCATGAATGCCCCGGTCACGGCTCCGCAGGTTTCGCCCATCCGCGCCATTCCGCCGCCAAAAGCCGATGCTATTTTTAATGCCGTTGAACTGTCTATTCCGAATTTTTTCCCGTAAGTAGAAAGTACTGCCTGAGTGCAATTAAAGCCTTTATTGAACACAGAAACCGCTTGTTCGTTTAAACTTTTATTTTCGGTATCGTCAAGCATCTTTCTACCTTTTTACTTCAGAGCCTTTAGCAGTGCAAGCCCGAATTCATTTGCAGCTTCAGGGCCTGAACCGGTGATAATATTACCGTCCTGTTCTACAGCCCTGCCTGTAAAATTAGCGCCTGCCGCAGAAAGTTCGCCTTTTATTGAAGGAAAACCCGTTACTTTCTTTCCTTTTAAAACCCCGGCTTTGCCGAGCGTGTTCGGGGCAAGGCATATTGCGCCAAGTATCTTGTTTGCGGCAACCGAGTCTTTTGCCAGTTTCTGCGCAGCCGGATTATTCCAAAGGACTTGTGCGCCGGAACCGCCTACAAAGATTATAGCATCATAGTCATTAGTATTTGCATCAACTATCAAAATATCGCCTTTTGTCCTTGCACCTTTCATGCCTTGAAGATCTCCCAGCATCAGGCTTGCTGTAACTGTTTTTATGCCGGCGTCGCTCAATATCTTTTTTGGTTCAAAATATTCTTCATCCCGGAAATCTCTTGGAGCAAGTACAAATAAAGCCTTTTTTGAAGGTGCGTCTACACCCTGTTTTTTATCATCTTTTGAAGACCCTTCTATTTTTTTTATTGCAATCTTTTTTATAATAACATCCTCTAAAGGTTTATTGTTTTCCCCTGTTCGGACCCGGGCTATCGTTCTTACGATATCAAGGCCTGAGACAACCGCTCCGAATATTGTGTGATGGCCGTTCAACCATGGGGTCGCAGCATCTGTAATAAAAAACTGTGAACCGTTCGTGTTAGGCCCGGAATTTGCCATGGCAAGAAGCCCCGGTTTATCAAAAACGAGGTCTGAAACTATTTCGTCAGAGAAACGGTACCCCGGCCCGCCGGTCCCGTTGCCTAGAGGGCATCCGCCCTGTATCATAAAATCCGGTATGACCCTGTGAAATGTTAAACCGTCATAGAATTTCTTTTTAACTCTCTGGTTTGTTTTAGGGTCTACCCATTCACGCGTGCCTTGTGCAAGCCCGGCAAAGTTTTCGACCGTTAACGGCGCCTGGCGTTCAAAAAGCTCGCATACTATCTCGCCTTTAGTCGTATCAAAAATGGCATACATCCCGGCTTTTTTCTTCCAACTATCATCTCCCTTGGACTTTGCATAAAGATTTGTGTTTAAAATAACTCCGAAAATTGCCAGCAATGTGAATGTTTCTTTCATCATTTAACCCTCCATAGTATTTTTATAATTTCTGTTTACAGATTATAACATAAATAGAAATTTTTAGTCAACGGATTTGAGATCGTTAAAAACCAACGATCTCTTATTACCGTGATTACATGGGATGATAAGCTTTTAATCGCTGTAATCGTAATTAATAATCACCGTAATCAAGTATTGTCTCTATTTGACAATACCGCTTAAAGTTGCTAAATTTAACAAGTTAATCCCTTCGCTAACTTGTTGACCATTCGATTTCACTCATGGTGTTGAGCAAAGTCGAAACATTACACAGATTCTAAATTTTTTTAAAAAATCATGAAATTTGCAAGGATTCTTATAGCATTATTGCTTATACCGCTGGCACTCGCCCTGGCCGTAGAGCTCTTTAACCTGGTCTTAAACCTTGGGAAAAATGCCACTGTCAATTCGATCACGTTCTGGGCCGGCCTGGCAAGCTATTTTATTTTCCAAACGGCTTTGTTTAAACCGATAAAAACTTATGTTTTCGGGCACGAGCTTACCCATGCCCTGGTCGGTTTATTAAGCGGGGCAAAGGTAAAAGGTTTTAATGTAGGCGCAAACGGCGGGAGCGTAAAACTGACCAAGACAAACGTATGGATAACCTTATCCCCGTATTTCATACCTATTTATACGGTTTTACTCATATTTATATATTGGCTAGCAGGGTATTTCTGGGCTGTTAATAAATATTATTCCTATTTTCTTTTTCTGGCAGGTTTTACCCTTGCCTTCCACCTAAGCCTGACCTGGTATGCGATACTTCAGGGACAAACCGACTTTAAAGTGTTCGGGGTTTTCTTTTCAAGTATCTTTATTCTGATTATCAATTGTATTTTATTATCAGGTTTGCTAAAATTACTTTTTCCCGAAATGGTCAGCATTAAAACTTACTATTATTTAAGCTATAATAAAACAGCTGTTTTCTGGAACTATATATATGTTGAGGGCATTAAATTATGGGTTTCTTTCCGCTCGATGAAATAAAAAGAAAAACATTTCATTTTTTAACTATTATTTATATTTTGGCTTACTGGTTTTTACCTTATAGAACAGTTATCTGGGGCATGGCTGCGCTCATTGTTATAGTCATACTCGGCGAAACATTAAGAAAATTCAGCCCAACGTTTAATGTCTGGATATTAAAAGCACTTGGCGGCGTACACAGGGAAGAGGAAATAAATAAAATAAGCGGGCTTCCATGGACGATCTCCGGTTCTTTTCTTACCATGCTTATTTTCCCGGACAAACAAATAGTTTTGGTAAGCCTTTTATACCTTGCTTTCGGCGACGCAGCCGCTGCTCTTTTTGGAAAAAAATACGGTAAGAGGAAAGTATACAGAGAAAAGACGCTGGAAGGAAGCATATCCTGTTTTATTGTATGCCTCATCATAGGGTTGTTCTTTTTAAACTTCAAACTTGCGATCATCGGGGCTTTATTGATCACGGTAATCGAACTCTATCCCTGGCCTTTGAACGACAACTTCTGGATACCGATCATCGCAGCAAACATATTGACTTATTTAAATAGATTCTTTTAATATAAGCACAAATTTCAATAACCAAGAGACCATAGCCAATAAATAACCAAGAAACAATAACCAACATGAATTTTTGATTCTTGCAATTTGGAAAATTTTTTAGAATAAACTTATGAGTAATATTGCTATCAAATCATCAAATCTTACCAAGAACTTTGGAGACATAAAAGCAGTAGACAACTTAAACCTTGAAATTTATGAAGGCGAAATATTCGCATTTCTGGGGCCGAACGGTGCAGGAAAAACCACAACTATAAAACTTTTCACAGGGCTTCTTATCCCCACCAGCGGTTCGGTCACGATCAACGGTTATGATATCCAGAGCGATCCGCAGAAGGCAAAACAATCCATAGGCCTTATTTCAGACCAGCCGTTCGTCTATCAGTACCTGAGCGGCTTTGAATTCATGCGTTTTGTGGGTGACTTATACAACGTTCCCGTCAATGAGCAGAAAAACAAGATACCTGAACTGCTTGAAATGTTAGAACTAAAAGACTGGCAGGACGACCTGGTCGAATCCTATTCGCATGGAATGAAGCAAAAACTTGTTTTTGCAAGCATGCTCCTGCACAACCCGAAGGTGCTTTTACTTGATGAGCCCCTGGTGGGCCTTGACCCAAAAGGAGCAAGGCTTGTAAAAGATATTTTTAAAGAACTCTCAAACCGCGGAGTAACGATATTTATGAGCACGCACGTACTTGAGATAGCTGAAAAACTGGCCCACAGGGTAGGCATAATTCAAAAAGGAAAGGTGACGGAAGTCTCCAGCGTTGAAGCCCTTAAAGACAAAATCAAGTCAAAAAACCTAGAAGACATATTCCTAGAACTTACCGGCGGCACCCAGTACGCCGAAATGCTTAAATACCTCTAAAAACAATTGTAAAATGCAAATATTGCAAAATTAAGGTATTTATTTAAATCAGCAACTATTTTATTTTGACAATAGATACATTGACGTAAAAATAGGTGTTAATGAACACATACAAATCAAGAAAACAAACCAGATTAAAAGGATATGATTATTCTTTGGACGGGTATTATTTTGTAACAATATGTTCAAAAGACAGAAAGAATATTTTCGGTAAAATTATTGATGCCGTAGGGGCGGGCCTTGCGTCCGCCCACTATAAAATCAGATTATCAAAATTGGGCCAAATAATTGACAGCCAATGGCAAAACATCAAAAAACAATATAATAATGTCGAATTGGGTATTATCATGCCAAATCATATCCACGGTATTATAATTGTTGACAATTCTGTATTGTTACGGGCGGACGCAAGGCCCGCCCCTACGGTATCTGATATTGTTTGTTCATTCAAATCGAAATGTTCGGTTGAATATTTAAAATATATTAAACAAAACAACCTGAATATTTCGGGTAAAATATGGCAGCGTTCTTTCAATGACCATATAAGAGAAACTTCGGGGACGTAGTTAGGCAATAAGGTATTAACTATAAAGATAATTAGTCATAATAGTCTAAATCAGTTGAATTATCTGTGTTTTTGAAGTTTCCCCCTTTTGGCTGGTAATGAGTTGAGTAATTTTTCGGAGTTGTCGGCGAGGACTGTCTGAGTCCCGCCTTGGCGGGACGAGTTCCGCAGCCGCCGAAAAATTGCGAACGAATAGCCAAGGGGGCGCATTTCTTTTCGTCCATTTTATTTGGGCGCACAAAGAAAATGGACCCGGGGGTGCAGGGGCAGGATAGCCCCGCGAAGTTGCCTTTTACAAATTGTGTCACACAAATGAAACCTATGACAAACTTAATCTTACTCCAGTATCGTATCTTCAGAAACCGTATCCTCAGGCTTGATTTTTTTGACGATGTTAAGATATCCGTCATATTGCTTATTGGCCTGGGATTTCTTTCATTTATATATTTTGGCTCCTTCAGGCTATTGGCATATTTAAACTCCGTGCAGATCGCTGGGCCTCTTTTAGTAAATAAATTTTTGGCGCTTATCTTTCTGTCTTCGTTTTTCATGGTGGCTTTCTCAAGTGTGGTAACTTCCTTTACGACTATATTTACAAGCAAAGACATCACGTGGCTTATGACAACGCCGCTCTCTGTCAAGAAAATATTTGCTTTTAAATCAACTGCTAATTTTATTAATTCATCCTGGATGGTCTTTATAGCCCTGTTCCCGGTTCTATTAGCACTTGGCAGGGTAAAACATACCGGGATATTTTATTATTTCCTGGTGATTCTGTTACTACTGCCGTTCCTGTTTTTGGCTTCCCTGCTCGGGCAAACGATCAATCTTTTTTTAATGCGGTTTTTGCCTCAAAGACAGGTCAGGGATTACTTTGTTTTATTGGCCATAATCATCATAACAGCCCTTTACGTGCTTTTCAGGCTTTTTGAGCCAGAACGCTTCGTTAAACCTGACGGCTTGGCTGTGATCGCCCAATACCTTTCATACCTTGACGCGCCTACAGCGGTTTACCTGCCTTCCTGGTGGGTGGCAGCAGGGATATTCAGTATAATAGCAAAGAACACAACCAACCTGCTTTTTTATTTTATGCTGCTTTATGGATCGGTGACTTTTGTTTTAATAGCCCTTATCGGTTTTGCAAAAAAACTTTATTTTGTCGGCTGGGCAGAAGGCCAGATACTCGCAAAGCAAAAATCCCTTAAAAAGCACAGCTACGATATTCTGTCCCCCCTTTACACTTTAATAAAAAAAGATTTTATCATTTTTTTCAGGGACATCAGCCAGTGGTCGCAAATCCTTATCTTATGCTCAATAATCTTTGTCTACCTATTCAGCATATACAAACTGCCTCTCGACACAATGGACCTTCAAAATCTTGTATCATATGCGAACATAGCGCTTATCGGCTTTATACTTTCGGCCGTTGCCCTGCGCCTGATATTCCCCTCGATCAGCATTGAGGGCGACAGCGCCTGGCTTTTGTTTGCTTCACCCTTATCACGGCCAAAATTATTCTGGTCAAAACTTATTTTTGGAAGCATCCCTGTAATAGCACTTGCTATGATATTAATACTGGCCTCCAACTATCTTTTAAAAACCGACAACTTCATATTTTGCGTGACATCTGTTTCAACGATAATCATGGCCGTGGGCCTCAGCACCCTCGCGATGTCTTTTGGAACGGTTTTTCCGAGGTTTGACCTGTCAAATATAGTAGAGATAGAAGCTTCTTTCGGCGGCCTGATGTATATCATATCCGCATTTTTTTATGTAGCTCTGAATATGACATTGCTGTCGATCCCTATACAAAACCACTATCACGTAAAATTCGGTATGACTCAAATACCCTGGAGTTTCTTATGGAGGATAGGGATTGGATTTATAGTTCTAAATATGATCGTTTACATATTGCCTGTTTATATAGGGCTTAAAAAACTGCGAAGGATAGAAAAATGACCCATCCTTCGTCCCGCTTTGCCGGACTACGGAGGGCAAGTCCCACGGTTAGTAACAATTTTGATATAATAAGGAACATCATGAGGAAAAAAATTTATTTAGCTTGTTTATTAGTTTTTCTAATATCAAACTTTGCTTTTTCTCAAAACCAGAAAGTGTTTTATGCTGACGGGCCTAAAGACAAGAAAGCGCTTTCGCTTACTTTTGACGATGGGCCTGCACCGAATACAAAAAAAGTGCTTAATATACTAAAGAAGCACAATATCAAAGCGACCTTTTTCATGGAAGGGGCAAAATTAGCGCAATACCCGGATATAGCAAAAGAAGTGCAATCCGCAGGCCATGAAATAGGAATACACCTGTACAGCCACCCGAATTTTTATGCTTATAAGAAAAGCGATTATAGGGAATTCTTGATAAACGAAATAGAAAAAACCCGGAAAGAGGCAGAGAAGGCGCTCGGTATTAAGGTAAGTTTACTTAGGATGCCGAACGGTTATGTCAGGCAATGGGTAAAAGCTATAGCTAAAGAACAGACTTTGGTATTAATTAACTGGTCTTTCGGGACCGACTGGAAAAAAATGACCAAGGAACAGCTGCTTAAAACATATACTGAACATATTAAACCCGGCGCTATTTTTTTACTTCATGACTCCGGGAAAAAAGATAAACCTATGCTTGAAATGCTTTCCGATTTCATAGAGGAACTACAAAGGCAGGGGTATAGTATTGTTACAATAAGTGAACTGCTTGCAATACAAAACTAAAAACTCCGCCAATATGATTGGCGGCTTTTTTTGACGCGCCAACAACCTGCATGTCCACCATGATCGACGGGCTGCCAACCCGGGGAGACATGTTGGATTAACCTTATTTCACCAATTATTGCTTTTGTTCTGCTGGTTTTTCTGTTTCAGATACAGCCTTCTTGAACTCTTCTATAACTTTTTTTACTTTTCCTTGAGAGTCGTCTTTTGTTATGAACGCCAACGGCCTTGAAAGTTTGACAGAATCTACTATTTTCACATCAGGCGTAACATACGTCCTGCTTACTCCAGCAATTGCCCCAGGAGTAGACTCTACCTCTGCAACTAATGCATCATAAAGAGTAAATTCTTTCGTGCGGGGTGAAAAATCAGCTTCGGGAAATAATTCTTTTCTTATAAGGTTTCTGATTGCACATGTAGGTTTGCCTGCAATAACAGCTATCGTTAAATTCGGCCCGCCGACTTCTCTCCAGTTAGTTATACTGCCTATAAGGATTTTTTTAAGCTGTTCTTTTGTTAAATTTGTAACTGGATTTGACTTATTAAGGATAAATACCAGTTCATCATTTTTTAAGGACGTAAATACCAGCCCGTTACTACTTATGTCTCTTTTTCCCATCCTTGCGGCATTCAGGGTGTTTTCAAGAGTTGTAGCTGTTAAAGCTACGTCACATTTACCCTGGTCAAGGTTCATAAGCCCTACGCCTGCGGCATTTCCTACAATTTCCAGCCTGCACTCCAGGTTTTTTTCAACTATATTTTTGTAAGGGCCCAAGAATTCGACAACGGTCGTTGCACCGTACATCCTGATAACATCCTGGACAGACTGAACTGAAAAAACCATGGCTAAACTACAAACAAAAAAAACAATTGTTTTTTTCATTTTTCCTCCCCCCGTCTTATTTTGATTGTTGCCAATGGAGTATCCAGGTTAATGCAGGTAGACTGCTGTAGAGAGATACTATTAGTATGCCTAAATTATATAAATAAATTATTAATAAGTCAAGTCTAACCTGTTTTTGGTTAGCCCTGCCGCAAGCAAGTTACATATAAAGCAGGATTTAACTTCTTAACCTGAGGTACAACTTAATGAAATTGATGCTTTTTTCAAGGATATGGTTTTTGTTTTTGGAGATCGGTCAATTTGCCAAACGAAGCCATCAATGCATCAATATTTATGCCTGAATCAGTATTAGTCTCAACATCTTCAATAAGTTTTTTTAAAACTTCAGAAGTCTTAGAAATCAAATCAACAATTTCGGCTGTAGCCCTGAGTTCATTTCTAAGGAGTTTATCAACAAGGTTTTCCATAGTGCGTGAAAGGTCGGTTATTTTGTTAAAATCCATTATAGCAGCCATGCCTTTCAAGGTATGTGCCGATCTAAAGACCTGATTTAAGGTTTCCTTATTTGACGGATTTTTAACCGCTACAAGCAAAGCAGAGTTTAGTGAAACCAGGTGTTCTTTGGCTTCAGACAAAAATACTTCTTTGAATTGGGAAATGTCCATTTCATCCATTTGATTCTAGTATTAAGGCCGTATTTTTTTTATTCTTTACAGATATTATTTCTAAAGGGGCTTACTTCCACCACACGCTGCAGGCAATAAAATATCCCTTGTTATCTTTGCCGGTCTCATTTTCGATCCTGGTCAAGGTCAATTTCGCCTGCTCAAAAAAATATAATGTCCAACTGTTAGTCGCATTTGCAAGTATCTCCGAATTTGATTCTGTATAACCGCCGTTCCGTTGTATGAATTTTAAATATTTTTTTTCAAGATTTAATGAAACCTTTTCCCATTGCACTTCAGGAAAAATAATCTTGTTTATGGTTTCCAGGACAGTAATTAAATTTTCAACATCTAAAGGCACTATATCGAGGCCTTTTTTGAATAACCGGTAACAGTTCCTTGCATTTTCGTAAGCGATAGTTTCTATTATATTAGGGTTAGCTTTGCTTAAAAATTTAAAGATGTTTTCATTTAGCTCATTGTAAATGCTGCCCGGAAAATAATTATAAGAATTTATTTCGCCTGACAGGGTATTTCTTGAATTTTCTGTCATGTTTGCGAGAATATCGCTGCAAACCTTCTCCCGTTCTTTTTCTTGCAAGTAATTCATGGTATTCTTAAGTACGCTTCCCTTAACATAAAAATTCTTTTGACCGGCTGCATCAACTTTTGAGCCAAGATATCTTTCTACTGTAGCTGCGATAGTATAAGAAGAGCTTGTCGTGTCATAAAAACCTGATGTTATAACACTTAGTGGCATCCCGTTAAACACTCCCGCGGTTGATTCGTCTTCAACTATTACCTTGCCCCCTAATTTTTTTACTTCCTCGGCGCCTTTTACTCCAGAATTGCCGAGGCCTGAAAGTATGACCAGAATGGTTTCGAACCTAAAAGCTTTTGCACAGGAAATAATTACTTTGTCAATGTCAGGCTGTAAGCGCACTTGATAATCTATCAGGTTCACTACTTTTCCTCTTTTGGTGTTGTACAATTCCAGGGTTGAATCAGTGGGAGAGAAGAGGATATCTCTTGACCGGAGAATATCGCCCTTATTCGCATGCCTGACATGCAGGGTGGTCTTTGTCTGCAAATGAGCTATAAAGGAATCTACAAAAACACTCGGAAGGTGCTGGGCAATAATTATCCCTGCCGACAAGTTTTCAGAGAATTTTGATATTACTTCATAAAGGGAAGGCGGGCCTCCCGCTGAGGTCGCTATTACGACAACTTGGGTAGCTTTTGAATTAGTTAAAGGTTTTTTCTTATTTAATTGCAGTGCCTTATTTTCAAGGAGCCTGACCTTGTTGATTTTAGAAGCTGCTCTAACTTTTTCAATGAGTTCTTTTCTGATCGCAGAAGTATCTTCCTGCTTCTCCGGTTTGATGACTACGTCTACGACACCTAAAGAGAAAGCTTCCTGTACTACGTCTGAAGAAGGCAGGCTGATTGAACTGACTAAAATAACAGGAGTGGGCCGCTGCTTCATGATTTCTTCAAGCGCCCATAGACCGTCGAAACCCGGCATGATTATATCCATAGTAATAACATCCGGCCCTAAAAGCAATGTTTTTTCAATAGCTTCTTTGCCATCACCAGCTTCATCAATTACTTCGATCTCGGGGTCAAAGGAAAGTATTTGCTTAATTATTTTTCTTAAGAATGTTGAATCATCCACCACAAGTACTTTTATCATTTTTAGTATTTCCCGGCAGTTTTAACTTTTGGGCGGGTATCCGTGCCACCACCTGTTTCTTTTTTCCTGGTCAGTTTTTTCCTGCTCATTCCGTCTTTCTTTCCGGTATATCCTTTCTTTTTCGTCGTAAAAGTATAACTTATTTTTTAAATGCCTTTCAAAAAGGATTTCAGATTCGCCGATGATCAGCCAGCCGTTTTCAACAAGAGATTTATGAAAAATATTCACCAATTTTTCTTTTGCCTGGGCATTAAAATAGATCAGCATATTCCTGCAAAGCACGATATCAAAGGTATTGCAAAAAACCTCGCCCCCAAATACATCCTTGCGTTTAAAAATAACCTGATTTTTTATTTTGTCGTTTATTTTATATAAACCGATATTTTCTATTTTTGTAAAATATTTATTTATGTATTCTTTTGGGATTTCAGTCATAGATTCCGTGCTGTAGATCCCATTCCGTGCTTTTAAAAGAGAGGTTTCGTCTATATCTGTTGCTGTTATATAGATTTTATAGTTATGTTTTTCATATAGTTCGGATAATAATACCGCGATAGAATACGGTTCTTCTCCTGAAGAACATCCACAAGACCAAACAGAGATACTTTTGTTATAAGACGTATTTTTTTCTCGTATTATGATCGGCAAAACATTGTTCTGAATATATTTCCAGATCTTTATATCTCTGAAAAATTTTGTAACATTTATCGTCAACGCATCGAATAAATATCTTAATTCTTCGGGATTTTTTTCTAATATTTTAATGTAGGCGTTGTAATTGTCTAATTCAAGGTCATTGGCCGAGATCCTTGCATTTATGCGCCTTTTTATATAAGCTTCATTATATTGCCTGCAATTAATTGAAAGTCTTTTATGTATAAGATCTAAAAGTTTATTGAAATAATATTCTTCGGCAGTTGGTCCCACAAGTTAATTCCTTCGGAAACTTGTCGATTACACAGATTTTATACAAAGATTACAATGATTATATAAGCGGTTTTGCCAGTGGAACCCCTCAGGAGCCGGGGGATTTCATGTCGCATGTTTAATCTGTGTAATCCTTCGACTTCGCTCAAGATGGTGAGTTTGTCGAACCATCGAAGTTAATAATCACCGTAATCATGTATAGGATTTTC
This genomic window contains:
- a CDS encoding NADH-quinone oxidoreductase subunit B family protein codes for the protein MINIFKNSFKKGIVTKPIVFSDTEIETLGKELKTLVYNKFKRSFHIREVDTGSCGACESEIIAATNPIYDIQRFGIDFVASPRHADALLVTGPVSKNMELALKRTFEAMPKPSFVITLGDCALNGGQFSDSYYTLGGVKNVLPVAFHIPGCPPKPIDIIRYLILFLKK
- a CDS encoding substrate-binding domain-containing protein, with product MKKIIICAVLVTASIFSYCFGEETIRLYGATTVAELLNPYKDVVENKTGCTLEIVGNTAGMGLIYLNDRRCDIALTATNLENTITAAKMGKKNINPEGLVVTVFKNDELVFIVNSSNTVTSLTDAQLKKILTGWIINWQEVGGPKLPVTVVADKVTGATRNLIRKELFPDTDFTPNVKEFISCDLIVSKVKDTQGAIAGVSLMHVTPKVKILNTRHLSRPLGFITKGEPSDKIKEVIDTFASLIK
- a CDS encoding C-GCAxxG-C-C family protein, whose product is MLDDTENKSLNEQAVSVFNKGFNCTQAVLSTYGKKFGIDSSTALKIASAFGGGMARMGETCGAVTGAFMVIGLKYATGMDAKEKIFSVANEFVSRFKARNRSAICKELLGYDISTQEGMKSIKEKNLISTLCPKLVKDASEILEKLLEENQ
- a CDS encoding DJ-1/PfpI family protein — encoded protein: MIKKIAIKKIEGSSKDDKKQGVDAPSKKALFVLAPRDFRDEEYFEPKKILSDAGIKTVTASLMLGDLQGMKGARTKGDILIVDANTNDYDAIIFVGGSGAQVLWNNPAAQKLAKDSVAANKILGAICLAPNTLGKAGVLKGKKVTGFPSIKGELSAAGANFTGRAVEQDGNIITGSGPEAANEFGLALLKALK
- a CDS encoding ABC transporter ATP-binding protein, coding for MSNIAIKSSNLTKNFGDIKAVDNLNLEIYEGEIFAFLGPNGAGKTTTIKLFTGLLIPTSGSVTINGYDIQSDPQKAKQSIGLISDQPFVYQYLSGFEFMRFVGDLYNVPVNEQKNKIPELLEMLELKDWQDDLVESYSHGMKQKLVFASMLLHNPKVLLLDEPLVGLDPKGARLVKDIFKELSNRGVTIFMSTHVLEIAEKLAHRVGIIQKGKVTEVSSVEALKDKIKSKNLEDIFLELTGGTQYAEMLKYL
- a CDS encoding transposase; the encoded protein is MNTYKSRKQTRLKGYDYSLDGYYFVTICSKDRKNIFGKIIDAVGAGLASAHYKIRLSKLGQIIDSQWQNIKKQYNNVELGIIMPNHIHGIIIVDNSVLLRADARPAPTVSDIVCSFKSKCSVEYLKYIKQNNLNISGKIWQRSFNDHIRETSGT
- a CDS encoding polysaccharide deacetylase family protein; protein product: MRKKIYLACLLVFLISNFAFSQNQKVFYADGPKDKKALSLTFDDGPAPNTKKVLNILKKHNIKATFFMEGAKLAQYPDIAKEVQSAGHEIGIHLYSHPNFYAYKKSDYREFLINEIEKTRKEAEKALGIKVSLLRMPNGYVRQWVKAIAKEQTLVLINWSFGTDWKKMTKEQLLKTYTEHIKPGAIFLLHDSGKKDKPMLEMLSDFIEELQRQGYSIVTISELLAIQN
- a CDS encoding substrate-binding domain-containing protein, which gives rise to MKKTIVFFVCSLAMVFSVQSVQDVIRMYGATTVVEFLGPYKNIVEKNLECRLEIVGNAAGVGLMNLDQGKCDVALTATTLENTLNAARMGKRDISSNGLVFTSLKNDELVFILNKSNPVTNLTKEQLKKILIGSITNWREVGGPNLTIAVIAGKPTCAIRNLIRKELFPEADFSPRTKEFTLYDALVAEVESTPGAIAGVSRTYVTPDVKIVDSVKLSRPLAFITKDDSQGKVKKVIEEFKKAVSETEKPAEQKQ
- a CDS encoding Hpt domain-containing protein; amino-acid sequence: MDEMDISQFKEVFLSEAKEHLVSLNSALLVAVKNPSNKETLNQVFRSAHTLKGMAAIMDFNKITDLSRTMENLVDKLLRNELRATAEIVDLISKTSEVLKKLIEDVETNTDSGINIDALMASFGKLTDLQKQKPYP
- a CDS encoding response regulator: MIKVLVVDDSTFLRKIIKQILSFDPEIEVIDEAGDGKEAIEKTLLLGPDVITMDIIMPGFDGLWALEEIMKQRPTPVILVSSISLPSSDVVQEAFSLGVVDVVIKPEKQEDTSAIRKELIEKVRAASKINKVRLLENKALQLNKKKPLTNSKATQVVVIATSAGGPPSLYEVISKFSENLSAGIIIAQHLPSVFVDSFIAHLQTKTTLHVRHANKGDILRSRDILFSPTDSTLELYNTKRGKVVNLIDYQVRLQPDIDKVIISCAKAFRFETILVILSGLGNSGVKGAEEVKKLGGKVIVEDESTAGVFNGMPLSVITSGFYDTTSSSYTIAATVERYLGSKVDAAGQKNFYVKGSVLKNTMNYLQEKEREKVCSDILANMTENSRNTLSGEINSYNYFPGSIYNELNENIFKFLSKANPNIIETIAYENARNCYRLFKKGLDIVPLDVENLITVLETINKIIFPEVQWEKVSLNLEKKYLKFIQRNGGYTESNSEILANATNSWTLYFFEQAKLTLTRIENETGKDNKGYFIACSVWWK